One region of Thermococcus sp. MAR1 genomic DNA includes:
- a CDS encoding HPP family protein gives MMSGKSKSAKAKKIKIIHSKRRMLQLKRKEEMSHNIRYISKVPVRIVMDREFLTLHPEDSISKLVQNLRDEESSAVVVDDEGRLMGFITMKDLLHFFEPPRRYSIVGIGLLKKYSISHASRVGDIMVRKPITIHVGDDLGRAIKIMIETGKHHLPVIDENRHVHGVLEVKDIIRLIRIVSA, from the coding sequence ATGATGAGTGGCAAATCGAAGAGCGCAAAGGCAAAGAAGATAAAGATAATCCACAGCAAGCGTAGAATGCTCCAGTTGAAGCGAAAGGAGGAGATGAGCCACAACATCCGCTACATCTCGAAGGTTCCGGTCAGGATAGTCATGGACAGAGAATTCCTCACCCTGCATCCAGAGGACTCTATATCGAAGCTGGTGCAGAACCTCAGGGATGAGGAAAGCTCCGCCGTCGTCGTTGATGATGAGGGCCGGCTCATGGGATTTATCACGATGAAGGATCTCCTCCACTTCTTCGAGCCGCCGCGGAGGTACTCGATAGTCGGAATAGGTCTTCTCAAGAAGTACTCGATAAGCCATGCCTCGCGCGTTGGGGACATAATGGTGAGAAAGCCCATAACCATTCACGTTGGGGATGACCTTGGACGGGCGATAAAGATAATGATCGAGACGGGAAAGCACCATCTCCCTGTTATTGACGAGAACCGCCACGTTCACGGCGTTCTGGAGGTCAAGGACATAATAAGGCTCATCCGCATAGTCTCGGCCTGA
- a CDS encoding diacylglycerol/polyprenol kinase family protein produces the protein MSMKSELKRKSLHLTGLLVPISYLLFGRDLTLTFIGLAFFIFVVLEPFRIIEELRDNIKRRLKIYVDNDVMERMEVLEKQIDEITRSHERYRVAAHIYFAAAAFIVVYFFPEEIAIGAITIATVGDALAAIIGKSLGRHRFSNGKSLEGSLAYFLSGVVILYPLVGPLLAVLGSSAGALVEFYGLPPGKSPEDQLDDNFSNQLAIAIVLYLSSLLFV, from the coding sequence ATGAGCATGAAAAGCGAGCTGAAGCGTAAGTCCCTCCACCTCACAGGCCTGCTGGTTCCGATCTCCTACCTGCTCTTTGGGCGGGATCTCACACTAACGTTCATTGGCCTTGCGTTCTTCATCTTCGTTGTGCTCGAACCCTTCAGGATAATCGAGGAGCTGAGGGACAACATAAAAAGGAGGCTCAAGATATACGTGGACAACGATGTCATGGAGCGCATGGAGGTTCTCGAGAAGCAGATCGACGAGATAACCAGAAGTCACGAGCGCTATCGCGTGGCGGCGCACATATACTTTGCCGCGGCGGCCTTCATAGTGGTCTATTTCTTCCCAGAGGAGATCGCTATCGGCGCCATAACCATCGCAACCGTTGGAGATGCTTTGGCGGCCATAATAGGGAAATCCCTGGGTAGACACCGCTTCAGCAATGGGAAGAGTCTGGAGGGAAGCCTTGCCTACTTCCTCTCCGGCGTGGTCATCCTGTACCCCCTGGTCGGCCCCCTTCTGGCGGTTCTTGGGTCATCTGCCGGGGCTCTGGTAGAGTTCTATGGGTTGCCCCCCGGGAAGTCTCCCGAGGATCAGCTTGACGACAACTTCTCTAACCAGCTTGCTATCGCCATAGTCCTGTATCTTTCGAGCCTCTTGTTTGTTTGA
- a CDS encoding cation:proton antiporter, with amino-acid sequence MEILLLMALMLATAKLVGYIFERIGQPVVLGQIFGGLIIGIFFDTNPIIGQFANLGVLLLLFIAGLESELEEFKRVGRQSVIVAGIGVLMAFVFGFSVAYFFVPLHEAVLYGAMMTPTSVSITVKVLMELRRLNTREGTTILAAAVVDDILGILILTVAISMIKGGAVNYASLAEVLISVSFLLFFFLYFGPSLADRAFKLISRIDLPEAETAFALVFLIAFAYLAEHLNLASILGAYLTGLALGQSTKKKGIMDHMNVIGYSLFIPLFFVEVGMRIELGYILHAGLFAVLYTVAAITSKILGCGAGARMAGFDWNSSLKIGVGMVPRLGVELAMLAVAMASGIIGPDALTVAILMVFVTTVITPPLLKWLYSR; translated from the coding sequence ATGGAGATACTACTCCTGATGGCCCTGATGCTTGCAACGGCGAAGCTGGTCGGGTACATATTCGAGCGCATCGGCCAGCCCGTGGTTCTCGGCCAGATATTTGGGGGTCTCATCATAGGAATATTCTTTGACACCAACCCGATCATCGGGCAGTTCGCCAACCTTGGTGTCCTGCTCCTCCTCTTCATAGCCGGTTTGGAGAGCGAGCTGGAGGAGTTCAAACGTGTCGGCCGTCAGAGCGTGATAGTGGCGGGCATTGGAGTTCTGATGGCTTTCGTCTTCGGCTTTTCAGTTGCCTACTTTTTCGTCCCCCTTCACGAGGCCGTCCTCTACGGCGCCATGATGACCCCCACGAGCGTCAGCATAACGGTGAAGGTTCTCATGGAGCTGAGGAGGCTGAACACCCGGGAGGGGACGACGATTTTAGCTGCTGCCGTAGTTGACGACATTCTTGGAATCCTCATCTTAACCGTGGCCATCTCGATGATAAAGGGGGGTGCGGTAAACTACGCGAGCCTCGCGGAGGTTCTTATTTCCGTTTCCTTCCTTCTCTTTTTCTTCCTGTACTTTGGGCCGAGCCTTGCGGACAGGGCATTCAAGCTGATCTCCCGCATTGACCTCCCGGAGGCGGAGACGGCATTCGCCCTCGTCTTTCTGATAGCCTTCGCCTACCTCGCCGAACACCTGAACCTAGCGTCAATCCTCGGAGCCTACCTGACCGGCCTCGCCCTCGGCCAGAGCACCAAAAAGAAGGGCATAATGGATCATATGAACGTCATCGGTTACTCGCTCTTTATACCGCTCTTCTTCGTCGAGGTGGGAATGAGGATCGAGCTGGGTTACATACTTCACGCCGGCCTCTTCGCGGTTCTTTACACCGTGGCGGCGATAACGAGCAAAATCCTCGGATGCGGCGCCGGAGCCAGGATGGCAGGCTTCGACTGGAACTCCTCCCTCAAGATTGGTGTTGGAATGGTACCCCGCCTGGGTGTGGAGCTTGCCATGCTCGCCGTCGCGATGGCCAGTGGAATAATAGGGCCGGACGCGCTCACCGTAGCAATCCTCATGGTCTTCGTGACGACCGTAATAACGCCGCCGCTCCTTAAGTGGCTTTACTCACGGTAG
- a CDS encoding cation:proton antiporter produces MDVFLELALILIVAKLFGYLTLRLGFPAALGQLIGGIIIGPSLLGIVTYDEGVKLVAELGVVMLLFLAGLETDIDEFKNVGISAFIVAVLGVMIPFILGYIGALAWGYSDIQALFLGGILTATSVGLTTSILMEMKKLRSRVGTTILAAAVVDDVLGIIILTVLVAMNTKGSVYPVDVLIILGEVTLFFLLGLLLGSPAVKEALRASERINLPETITAFAIAIMLIFAYIAEQFQLAGITGAYLAGLLIAGSAEAREVTSKTLTIGYSLFIPVFLVSIGVETDIHVLAHIGAFAGLYAFLAIFGKIVGCGIGGLLTKFKGREALQIGVGMVPRMEVALIMANIALREGVFDRGTFSIPVSMVIITTLVTPFFLKWAFSRE; encoded by the coding sequence ATGGACGTCTTCCTGGAGCTGGCGCTGATACTCATAGTTGCGAAGCTGTTCGGCTACCTTACCCTTCGCCTCGGCTTTCCAGCGGCCCTCGGCCAGCTCATCGGCGGGATTATCATAGGCCCTTCCCTGCTTGGCATTGTAACGTACGATGAGGGAGTTAAACTCGTTGCCGAGCTTGGAGTCGTCATGCTGCTCTTTCTGGCTGGCTTGGAGACCGATATCGACGAGTTCAAGAACGTTGGTATCTCGGCCTTCATAGTTGCCGTTCTCGGCGTCATGATACCGTTCATTCTTGGCTACATTGGCGCTTTAGCCTGGGGCTACTCCGACATCCAGGCTCTCTTCCTCGGTGGAATTTTAACAGCCACCAGCGTTGGATTGACGACCAGTATACTCATGGAGATGAAGAAGCTGAGGAGCCGCGTGGGAACGACGATTTTAGCTGCTGCCGTAGTTGACGACGTCCTTGGCATAATAATCCTAACGGTTCTCGTGGCGATGAACACCAAAGGGAGTGTCTACCCTGTGGATGTCCTCATAATCCTCGGCGAGGTCACGCTGTTCTTTCTCCTCGGCCTCCTCCTCGGCAGTCCAGCGGTGAAAGAAGCCCTCCGTGCATCGGAGAGGATAAACCTGCCTGAGACTATAACGGCCTTCGCAATAGCCATAATGCTGATCTTCGCCTACATAGCCGAACAGTTTCAGCTGGCAGGCATAACCGGCGCTTATCTGGCGGGCCTCCTTATAGCGGGAAGTGCCGAGGCCAGGGAGGTTACGAGCAAGACCCTGACCATCGGATACTCCCTCTTCATTCCCGTTTTCCTCGTCAGCATAGGTGTTGAGACGGACATCCACGTTTTGGCTCATATAGGGGCGTTCGCCGGGCTCTATGCGTTTCTGGCTATATTCGGAAAGATAGTTGGCTGTGGCATTGGTGGGTTGCTGACCAAGTTCAAAGGCAGGGAAGCCCTGCAGATCGGTGTGGGAATGGTCCCTAGGATGGAGGTCGCGCTCATCATGGCAAACATTGCCCTCCGCGAGGGCGTCTTCGACAGGGGGACGTTTTCAATACCCGTCAGCATGGTGATAATCACAACACTCGTGACACCCTTCTTCCTCAAATGGGCGTTTTCGAGGGAGTGA
- a CDS encoding DUF257 family protein — MTGLLSQLPRIKEGIVLVEYSSTDHPERAMAKIFMEWMNLGIIPLIVDIGDALHVFIQNLRFQGIELPIENVPVIKEKGTVKVGNVVGNVDVVDDFDHHLAIYAKFAKEVPLESRNHTIVLGMERFSFTFMSDPPKLERYFEKITRLYLPVEGRTSFLFLNTDIASDYLRKGLEQDSDYVVEVEGRNARLLKSPGGVGYEIL, encoded by the coding sequence ATGACGGGCCTGTTGAGCCAGCTTCCAAGGATAAAGGAAGGCATAGTGCTCGTTGAGTACTCCTCGACGGATCATCCCGAGAGAGCCATGGCGAAGATATTCATGGAATGGATGAACCTTGGAATAATCCCCCTGATAGTTGACATAGGCGATGCCCTTCACGTTTTTATTCAAAACCTGCGGTTTCAGGGCATTGAGCTCCCCATAGAAAACGTCCCCGTGATAAAGGAGAAGGGAACGGTCAAGGTCGGAAACGTTGTGGGGAACGTGGACGTTGTAGATGATTTCGACCACCACCTAGCCATCTACGCCAAGTTCGCCAAGGAGGTCCCCCTGGAGAGCCGGAACCACACCATCGTCCTTGGAATGGAGCGGTTCTCCTTCACGTTCATGTCGGATCCCCCAAAGCTCGAAAGATATTTCGAAAAGATAACAAGACTCTACCTTCCGGTCGAGGGGAGGACAAGCTTTCTTTTCCTGAACACGGATATAGCGTCGGACTACCTCAGAAAAGGACTTGAGCAGGATTCCGACTACGTGGTCGAGGTGGAGGGACGAAACGCGAGGCTCCTAAAATCCCCCGGAGGGGTAGGATATGAGATTCTCTGA
- a CDS encoding TIGR00269 family protein, which yields MKCKFCEKPAFIKLHYPRMYLCPEHFTEYFERKVKRTIERYKLIKPGERILVVVSGGKDSAVTAHVLKKLGYDIECLHINLGIGEYSEKSEEYAKKQCEALGVPLHIVRVKELLGKGIGEVRTRRPTCSYCGLTKRYIFNKFAYDNGFDAIATGHNLDDEASFIFANLMHWNTQYLAKQGPVTPSEFNGKLVKKIKPLYELTEREVVAYALANDIEYHIEECPHAVGATTIEYKEILNEMEEKRPGTKINFVKGYLRKKKLFEAELQETELRECKVCGMPSSGDICSFCRFWHLEEPLDFRIRKR from the coding sequence ATGAAATGCAAGTTCTGCGAGAAGCCGGCCTTCATCAAGCTCCACTACCCGAGGATGTACCTCTGTCCCGAGCACTTCACGGAGTACTTCGAGAGGAAGGTAAAGCGGACCATAGAGCGCTACAAGCTGATAAAACCCGGCGAGAGGATTCTGGTTGTTGTGAGCGGAGGAAAGGACTCGGCTGTCACCGCTCACGTCCTCAAGAAGCTCGGCTACGACATCGAGTGCCTCCACATAAACCTGGGAATAGGCGAGTACTCCGAGAAGAGCGAGGAGTACGCCAAAAAGCAGTGCGAGGCTTTGGGAGTTCCCCTCCACATCGTCAGGGTTAAGGAGCTCCTAGGAAAGGGCATCGGCGAGGTGAGGACGAGAAGACCGACCTGCTCCTACTGCGGGCTGACGAAGAGGTACATCTTCAACAAGTTCGCATACGACAACGGCTTTGATGCAATAGCAACCGGGCACAACTTGGACGACGAGGCCAGCTTCATCTTCGCCAACCTAATGCACTGGAACACCCAGTACCTCGCCAAGCAGGGGCCTGTGACGCCTAGCGAGTTCAACGGGAAGCTGGTGAAGAAGATTAAGCCCCTCTACGAGCTGACCGAGAGGGAGGTAGTCGCCTACGCCCTCGCCAACGACATAGAGTACCACATCGAGGAATGTCCTCACGCGGTTGGGGCAACGACCATAGAGTACAAGGAAATCCTGAACGAGATGGAGGAGAAGAGACCGGGAACGAAAATCAACTTCGTTAAAGGTTACCTAAGAAAGAAGAAGCTCTTCGAAGCCGAACTCCAGGAAACGGAGCTGAGAGAGTGCAAAGTCTGTGGAATGCCTTCGAGCGGAGATATATGCTCGTTCTGCAGGTTCTGGCACCTTGAAGAGCCGCTGGATTTCAGAATAAGGAAAAGATAA
- a CDS encoding HAD family hydrolase produces MLVLVDLDDTLCNTWEAGKYTILRLIPFLLKRRKFKAFFYILTARYRELEQSREFHMMDLDKIVENLLEKVYAKISPRELEEMQELIDRVFFSNLRLFPDAVPFLEALKRMGAKVVLVTDSSTRWQRKKLEYLGIKDYFDALIISGETGHSKLDPHNFRLARRLFPHEDEVYMVGDRDDTDMRGGKEIGATTILVQRGYFKGRRPKHADYVVGNLTEALEVIRNEHEKRAEA; encoded by the coding sequence ATGCTTGTGCTCGTTGATCTCGACGATACCCTGTGCAACACGTGGGAGGCCGGGAAGTACACGATACTCCGTCTTATCCCCTTTCTGCTAAAACGGAGGAAGTTTAAGGCTTTCTTCTACATACTCACCGCCCGTTACCGCGAGCTGGAGCAGTCGCGTGAGTTTCACATGATGGACCTGGATAAAATCGTGGAGAACCTCTTGGAGAAAGTCTACGCCAAAATCTCTCCCAGGGAGCTTGAGGAGATGCAGGAGCTTATAGACAGGGTGTTCTTCTCAAACCTTCGGCTCTTCCCGGACGCGGTGCCTTTCCTTGAGGCGCTGAAACGCATGGGGGCGAAGGTGGTTCTCGTGACTGACTCCTCAACCCGGTGGCAGAGGAAGAAGCTCGAATACCTGGGCATAAAGGACTATTTCGATGCCCTCATAATAAGCGGCGAAACCGGCCACAGCAAGCTCGACCCTCACAACTTTCGCCTAGCCAGGCGGCTCTTTCCGCACGAGGACGAGGTTTACATGGTGGGCGACAGGGACGATACCGACATGAGGGGCGGGAAGGAGATAGGGGCCACCACGATACTTGTTCAGAGGGGATATTTCAAGGGGAGGCGCCCCAAGCACGCCGATTACGTTGTGGGGAACCTCACGGAGGCTCTGGAGGTGATAAGGAATGAGCATGAAAAGCGAGCTGAAGCGTAA
- a CDS encoding NAD(P)/FAD-dependent oxidoreductase has product MVSGNGSGKTYDVVIIGAGPAGLFAAYELVEKSDFKVLIVDEGGDIEQRICPMYDLGYCIGCQPCHIMSGVGGAGGLSDGTINLRPDIGGDLSELTGDENYAWQLVWEVDQIFLNHKAPRNLFKGNPEEVRYWEQKAAQAGVKFIPIIQRHIGSDRTPEVIADMKKYLESKGVEFLLWTKALEFGKGWVKVKRRKDIFEIKTRYTIVSPGRGGADWFHEVARRIGLKARHGPIDVGVRVEVPAIIMDPITSINHDPKFHIYTNTYDDFVRTFCTNPNGFVVEERYDGYVGVNGHSMHEKKSNNTNFAFLTRIELTEPVEDTTAYGRSIAQLATTIGGGKPILQRLGDLRRGRRSTWARIRRSDVEPTLKHVTPGDIAMALPHRVVTNILEGLEKLDRVLPGVASDHTLLYAPEIKYYAMKVEVNEDLETSIESIFAAGDGAGLSRDIVNAAATGLLAARGILKKEGLYTEKEFRKPGNWKAKIEDLKP; this is encoded by the coding sequence ATGGTTTCTGGAAACGGAAGCGGAAAGACCTACGACGTCGTAATTATCGGAGCCGGCCCGGCGGGTCTTTTTGCGGCCTATGAACTGGTCGAAAAGAGCGATTTTAAGGTTCTAATAGTTGACGAGGGCGGGGACATCGAGCAGAGAATCTGCCCGATGTACGATCTGGGCTACTGCATAGGCTGCCAGCCCTGTCACATCATGAGCGGCGTGGGAGGTGCAGGGGGCTTAAGCGATGGCACGATAAACCTCCGCCCGGACATAGGCGGCGACCTGAGCGAGCTAACGGGAGATGAAAACTACGCCTGGCAGCTCGTGTGGGAAGTTGACCAGATATTCCTGAACCACAAAGCGCCGAGGAACCTCTTCAAGGGTAACCCGGAGGAAGTCAGGTACTGGGAGCAGAAAGCGGCCCAAGCCGGCGTTAAGTTCATACCTATAATCCAGCGCCACATCGGCTCCGACAGGACGCCCGAAGTCATAGCGGACATGAAGAAGTACCTTGAGAGCAAAGGCGTTGAGTTCCTCCTCTGGACCAAGGCTCTGGAGTTTGGGAAGGGCTGGGTGAAAGTAAAGCGCAGAAAGGACATTTTCGAGATAAAAACTAGGTACACGATAGTTTCACCCGGCCGCGGCGGGGCCGACTGGTTCCACGAGGTCGCCCGGAGGATAGGCCTAAAGGCCAGGCACGGGCCGATTGACGTCGGCGTTCGCGTTGAAGTGCCGGCGATAATCATGGATCCGATAACGAGCATAAACCACGACCCCAAGTTCCACATATACACGAACACCTACGACGACTTCGTGAGAACATTCTGCACGAACCCCAATGGCTTCGTCGTTGAAGAGCGTTACGACGGTTACGTTGGAGTGAACGGGCACTCGATGCACGAGAAGAAGAGCAACAACACGAACTTCGCATTCCTCACGAGGATAGAGCTGACCGAGCCGGTTGAAGACACCACCGCCTACGGCAGGAGCATAGCCCAGCTGGCGACGACGATAGGTGGCGGAAAGCCCATACTCCAGAGGCTCGGCGACCTGAGGCGCGGAAGGAGGAGCACTTGGGCCAGGATAAGGAGAAGCGATGTAGAACCGACGCTAAAGCACGTTACTCCGGGAGACATAGCGATGGCTTTACCGCATCGCGTTGTCACCAACATCCTGGAGGGTTTGGAAAAGCTCGACCGGGTTCTGCCAGGCGTTGCGAGCGACCACACCCTGCTCTACGCGCCCGAGATCAAGTACTACGCCATGAAAGTTGAGGTGAACGAGGACTTAGAGACAAGCATTGAGAGCATCTTCGCCGCCGGTGACGGCGCTGGCCTGAGCAGAGACATCGTGAACGCTGCCGCCACAGGTCTGCTCGCGGCGAGGGGAATACTCAAAAAGGAGGGCCTCTATACGGAGAAAGAATTCAGAAAACCTGGCAACTGGAAGGCAAAGATTGAGGATCTCAAACCATAA
- a CDS encoding DUF257 family protein, which yields MRFSEYLSRIGPGETVLIEHTSLSPYPRLFHAIGSVHGWEKVLLIDILDSTMSAIRWLRLAGFTVPQHTKRIKAGGMSEWGEVLFEVDPYKDPGIFLSRLSKWLRDYYSKNPGTIAIIMNPERLIPLQNNNPRFVVSLTNLSVAFIGNSNKKAFYFVNTDLADKRYVALLEEAFTRVIRIGDEGKTVIVKSPGEEEGASLEPV from the coding sequence ATGAGATTCTCTGAGTATCTGAGCAGGATTGGACCGGGTGAAACCGTTCTCATAGAGCACACTTCGCTGTCTCCATATCCAAGGCTGTTCCACGCGATAGGAAGCGTTCACGGCTGGGAGAAGGTGCTCCTGATAGACATCCTGGACTCAACAATGTCTGCCATCCGATGGCTTAGGCTGGCCGGGTTCACAGTTCCCCAGCACACAAAGAGAATAAAAGCCGGAGGAATGTCCGAATGGGGAGAGGTGCTCTTTGAGGTCGATCCCTACAAAGACCCAGGCATCTTTCTGAGCAGGCTCTCCAAGTGGCTTAGGGATTACTACTCCAAAAACCCCGGGACGATCGCCATAATCATGAACCCGGAGAGGCTCATTCCACTCCAGAACAACAACCCCCGCTTCGTGGTGAGTCTCACCAACCTTAGTGTGGCCTTCATAGGAAATTCCAACAAGAAGGCTTTCTACTTCGTAAACACCGACCTCGCGGATAAAAGATACGTGGCACTCCTGGAGGAGGCCTTCACACGCGTAATAAGGATCGGCGATGAAGGAAAGACCGTGATAGTCAAATCACCCGGGGAGGAAGAGGGGGCGAGCCTGGAACCCGTGTAG
- a CDS encoding MarC family protein: MSEWLSILSSALFMLIMIDPSDKILLVSLLREDFHIEDIRTLIVRANLIGFLLLFIFAVSGQIILQQIFHIDINALRVAGGFVLFKIGLEALESGGMLTLKREKNILALAAVPVATPLIAGPAAITTAITLTAERGLYHATAAIFIAILLTALVMFVTLYVIKNVSKTTLGVFIRIIGMFTMAIGAQMMVQGVVGIYLLMTSAG, encoded by the coding sequence ATGAGCGAGTGGCTTTCAATACTCAGTTCGGCGCTCTTCATGCTCATCATGATAGACCCGAGCGACAAGATACTCCTGGTCAGCCTCCTCCGCGAGGATTTCCACATAGAGGACATAAGGACCCTCATCGTGAGGGCGAACCTCATAGGCTTTCTTCTCCTGTTCATCTTCGCGGTTTCCGGGCAGATAATCCTTCAGCAGATTTTTCACATAGACATCAACGCCCTCCGTGTGGCGGGTGGCTTCGTGCTCTTCAAAATCGGTTTAGAAGCCCTCGAAAGCGGTGGAATGCTAACACTCAAAAGGGAGAAGAACATACTGGCGTTGGCCGCGGTTCCTGTTGCGACACCGCTGATAGCCGGTCCGGCGGCGATAACCACCGCCATAACCCTCACTGCCGAGAGAGGCCTCTACCACGCCACAGCCGCGATATTCATCGCCATACTGCTGACGGCCCTTGTGATGTTCGTCACGCTGTACGTCATCAAGAACGTGAGCAAGACCACGCTGGGTGTTTTCATCAGGATAATAGGTATGTTCACGATGGCAATCGGAGCGCAGATGATGGTGCAGGGCGTCGTTGGAATATACCTGCTCATGACGTCTGCTGGATAA
- a CDS encoding alpha-amylase/4-alpha-glucanotransferase domain-containing protein: MVNFIFGIHNHQPLGNFGWVLESAYERSYRPFMEILEEYPNMKVAVHISGPLLEWLDENRPEYIDLLRSLVRKGQLEIVVAGFYEPVLAAIPKEDRIEQIKLLKDFAKKLGYDSKGAWLTERVWQPELVKSLRQAGIEYVIVDDYHFMSAGLSKEELFWPYYTEDGGEVIAVFPIDEKLRYLIPFRPVKKTIEYLHSLEDGDESKVAVFHDDGEKFGVWPGTHEWVYEKGWLREFFDRISSDEGIHLTLYSEYLSRFKPRGIVYLPIASYFEMSEWSLPAAQAKLFVEFVETLKEQGQFERYRVFVRGGIWKNFFLKYPESNYMHKRMLMVSKLVRNNPEARHFLFRAQCNDAYWHGVFGGVYLPHLRRAIWENLIKANSHVKIGTFVRDIDFDGRDEVFLENESFYAVFKPSYGGALFELSSKKKAVNYNDVLARRWEHYHEVPEAATPEEEDGDGVASIHEVGRKIPDEIRRELAYDDHLRAILQDHFLDPETALEEYRLNRHIELGDFVTGAYDYSLFEGGVTLERDGTVSGRPAKVEKTFRLAEDGFVVDYTVGSETKALFGVELNLAVHSVMEQPEEFEADKFEVNDPYGIGKVGIELDKKAKVWKYPVKTLSQSEAGWDFIQQGVSYTLLFPVDGELRFRIRFREL; encoded by the coding sequence ATGGTGAACTTCATATTCGGGATCCATAACCATCAGCCTCTCGGTAACTTTGGCTGGGTCTTGGAGAGCGCCTACGAGCGCTCTTACCGGCCGTTTATGGAGATACTCGAAGAATACCCGAACATGAAGGTCGCGGTTCACATAAGCGGTCCCCTCCTTGAGTGGCTGGATGAAAACCGGCCGGAGTACATTGATCTTCTCCGTTCCCTTGTGAGGAAGGGACAGCTTGAGATAGTGGTTGCGGGCTTTTACGAACCCGTTCTGGCGGCGATTCCGAAGGAGGACAGGATAGAGCAGATTAAGCTTCTCAAGGACTTCGCCAAAAAGCTCGGCTACGACTCAAAGGGTGCCTGGCTGACCGAGCGCGTCTGGCAGCCCGAACTCGTCAAGAGCCTCCGCCAGGCGGGCATAGAGTACGTGATCGTTGACGATTACCACTTCATGAGTGCCGGGCTGAGTAAGGAGGAGCTCTTCTGGCCGTACTACACCGAGGATGGAGGGGAGGTTATAGCGGTCTTTCCCATAGACGAGAAGCTGCGTTACCTCATTCCCTTCCGTCCCGTTAAGAAAACGATAGAATACCTCCACTCCCTGGAGGATGGCGATGAGAGCAAGGTTGCCGTTTTCCACGACGACGGTGAGAAGTTCGGTGTCTGGCCAGGAACCCATGAGTGGGTGTATGAAAAGGGCTGGCTCAGGGAGTTCTTCGACCGGATTTCGAGTGATGAAGGAATACACCTGACCCTCTACTCGGAGTATCTTTCCAGATTTAAACCGAGGGGCATAGTCTACCTTCCGATAGCTTCCTACTTCGAGATGAGCGAGTGGTCTCTGCCGGCAGCGCAGGCAAAGCTCTTCGTTGAGTTCGTCGAGACGCTTAAGGAGCAGGGCCAGTTCGAGCGCTACCGCGTTTTCGTCAGAGGTGGCATCTGGAAGAACTTCTTCCTCAAGTACCCGGAGAGCAACTACATGCACAAGCGTATGCTCATGGTGAGCAAGCTCGTCCGCAATAACCCCGAAGCGAGGCACTTCCTATTCAGAGCTCAGTGCAACGACGCCTACTGGCACGGTGTCTTTGGAGGCGTCTACCTCCCCCACCTCCGCAGGGCGATATGGGAGAACCTCATAAAGGCGAATAGCCACGTAAAGATTGGAACCTTCGTTAGGGATATAGACTTCGACGGACGGGATGAGGTCTTTCTGGAGAATGAAAGTTTTTACGCGGTGTTTAAACCCTCCTATGGTGGAGCGCTCTTCGAACTCAGCTCGAAGAAAAAGGCGGTAAACTACAACGACGTTCTCGCGAGGCGCTGGGAGCACTACCACGAGGTTCCCGAGGCGGCCACTCCAGAGGAGGAAGACGGGGATGGCGTAGCGAGCATACACGAGGTCGGCAGGAAAATCCCGGACGAGATAAGACGTGAACTTGCCTACGACGACCACCTGAGGGCCATCCTGCAGGACCACTTCCTCGACCCGGAGACGGCACTCGAGGAGTATCGCCTCAACAGGCACATCGAGCTCGGGGACTTCGTGACGGGTGCCTATGACTACAGCCTTTTTGAGGGCGGCGTCACCCTCGAGAGGGACGGCACCGTCTCCGGAAGGCCGGCGAAGGTGGAGAAGACCTTCCGCCTGGCAGAGGATGGCTTCGTCGTTGATTACACCGTGGGGAGTGAGACCAAAGCCCTCTTCGGCGTTGAGCTTAACCTGGCCGTCCACAGCGTCATGGAACAGCCGGAAGAGTTCGAGGCCGACAAGTTCGAGGTGAACGACCCGTATGGCATCGGAAAGGTAGGGATAGAGCTCGACAAAAAGGCAAAGGTCTGGAAGTACCCGGTAAAGACCCTCAGCCAGAGCGAAGCCGGCTGGGACTTCATCCAGCAGGGCGTAAGCTATACCCTGCTGTTCCCGGTGGATGGGGAGCTGAGGTTTAGGATCAGGTTCAGGGAGCTTTGA